A genomic stretch from Candidatus Omnitrophota bacterium includes:
- a CDS encoding DciA family protein, which translates to MQQIKDTVKKIVGEIGSRRSGNECVARAFEKAFSRPEKKHLRFIGCKNKICVVNVDTSGWLYHLSLKKERVRKLINEELGGKGGSSAVDDIRFRIGEV; encoded by the coding sequence ATGCAGCAGATCAAAGATACGGTTAAAAAGATAGTCGGGGAGATCGGCAGCAGGCGTTCGGGTAATGAATGCGTGGCGCGGGCTTTTGAAAAGGCCTTTTCCAGGCCGGAAAAAAAGCACTTGAGATTTATCGGTTGCAAAAATAAAATATGTGTGGTAAATGTAGATACTTCGGGATGGCTGTATCATTTAAGCTTGAAGAAAGAAAGGGTGAGGAAGCTGATCAATGAAGAACTCGGTGGTAAGGGCGGCTCATCGGCGGTAGATGATATAAGGTTCCGCATCGGAGAGGTATAG
- a CDS encoding glycosyltransferase, producing the protein MQHSQKAIVIPVFNERYTIEPLLSGIIALGLEGLNIFVVDDDSQDGTAAILDGVAAEHNCVKVIHRRGRRGRGLSVKAGFAAALEKGCSYILEMDGDLSHRAEDIPHFFQAVENADIVVGSRRIQDGEDLRKNLARKALSVFSNFVLRRALALDIQDCTSGFRCFKADVLKGIPLERLKSSGPMLLEEILLVCQRDKKAMREVPIKFLDRRGGRSKLGLKTVGISLLDFLRIKFTYT; encoded by the coding sequence ATGCAGCATTCACAAAAAGCAATAGTGATACCTGTTTTTAACGAACGGTATACCATTGAGCCGTTGTTGAGCGGCATCATCGCCCTCGGCTTAGAGGGCCTCAATATTTTTGTTGTGGACGATGATTCTCAAGACGGGACCGCGGCAATTTTGGATGGGGTCGCCGCGGAGCATAATTGCGTAAAGGTCATTCATCGCCGCGGCAGGCGCGGCAGGGGGCTGTCCGTTAAAGCGGGATTCGCCGCCGCCTTAGAAAAGGGGTGCAGCTATATCCTGGAAATGGACGGAGATCTTTCGCACCGGGCGGAGGACATACCTCATTTTTTCCAGGCCGTAGAAAATGCCGACATAGTTGTAGGTTCGCGGCGGATCCAGGATGGGGAGGACTTGCGGAAAAATCTGGCAAGGAAGGCCCTTTCGGTATTCAGCAATTTTGTCTTGCGCAGGGCCCTGGCATTAGATATCCAAGACTGCACTTCCGGTTTCAGGTGTTTTAAAGCGGATGTCCTCAAGGGTATACCGCTGGAGCGCTTGAAATCAAGCGGCCCCATGCTGCTGGAAGAGATATTATTGGTATGTCAGCGCGATAAGAAGGCGATGCGGGAAGTCCCGATCAAGTTTTTAGACAGGAGAGGCGGCCGGTCAAAGCTGGGATTAAAGACCGTAGGGATATCGCTGCTGGATTTTTTAAGAATTAAATTCACGTATACTTAA
- the glmS gene encoding glutamine--fructose-6-phosphate transaminase (isomerizing) produces MCGIVGYIGRKQAAPLLIEGLKRLEYRGYDSAGLALLTARDKLFIKKRKGKISGLIEALDKEGIPASTLGIAHTRWATHGAPTETNAHPHTGCAPKICLVHNGIIENYQELKSSLAKQGHKFKSETDTEVAAHLIEEYYKGSLFEAVKRAVKRIKGSFAFGVICAREPDILVCARRDSPLIVGIGRGENFIASDAPAILRHTKDVIYLEDDQVAELNRETVRIADARGRAVKPRIHAINWDLSSAEKEGLPHFMLKEIFEQPKVLKRIISSRVSRSGRIIFKDSRIPDSELKAVRDIIIVACGTAYHAGLVGKYAIEAIARVPVWVDLSSEFRYRDPIINKNTLVISISQSGETADTLAAVRQAKAKGAKALTICNVVGSSIVRESDWVIYTMAGPEIGVASTKAYTAQIMTLYLLAIYLASLKNSVSAGRRGQLLKSLKAIPLLCEAVLSGHRQIRSVANKHSHFGCFLFLGRNINYPTALEGALKLKEISYIPAEGYAAGEMKHGPIALIDEYRAVVCVAPHSRTYEKMVSNIQEIRSRRGRVIAISTRDNDHIKEHADEIIYIPKTEEIFSPLLAVIPLQLIAYYIAVNRKCDVDQPRNLAKSVTVE; encoded by the coding sequence ATGTGCGGCATAGTCGGATATATAGGCCGGAAACAGGCAGCGCCCCTGCTTATCGAGGGGCTTAAACGGCTTGAATACAGAGGGTATGATTCAGCCGGGCTGGCGCTTTTAACGGCCAGGGATAAATTATTTATAAAGAAGCGCAAAGGAAAGATCTCCGGCCTCATTGAAGCCCTGGATAAAGAAGGTATTCCGGCATCTACCCTGGGCATTGCTCATACCAGATGGGCCACGCACGGAGCCCCCACCGAAACAAACGCCCACCCGCATACCGGCTGCGCTCCCAAAATATGCCTCGTTCATAACGGCATTATAGAAAATTACCAGGAACTCAAATCCTCACTCGCGAAACAAGGCCATAAGTTTAAATCAGAGACCGATACCGAGGTCGCGGCGCATCTTATTGAGGAGTATTATAAGGGCAGCCTTTTTGAAGCGGTAAAGCGGGCCGTTAAAAGAATAAAAGGGTCTTTTGCCTTCGGCGTTATCTGCGCGCGAGAGCCGGATATATTGGTGTGCGCCCGCCGGGACAGCCCGCTTATCGTGGGAATAGGCAGGGGCGAGAACTTCATCGCCTCCGACGCGCCCGCTATCCTAAGGCACACAAAGGACGTGATCTATCTTGAGGATGACCAGGTTGCCGAGCTCAACCGCGAGACGGTCAGGATAGCCGATGCCAGAGGCAGGGCTGTCAAGCCCAGGATCCACGCGATTAACTGGGACCTGTCCAGCGCTGAAAAAGAAGGGCTTCCTCATTTTATGTTGAAAGAAATATTTGAGCAGCCCAAGGTTTTAAAGAGGATCATCTCCAGCAGGGTCTCAAGATCAGGCCGGATAATTTTTAAAGACAGCCGCATCCCCGATAGCGAGCTCAAGGCCGTAAGAGATATAATAATCGTTGCCTGCGGTACCGCCTATCATGCCGGGCTGGTAGGAAAGTACGCGATAGAGGCGATAGCCAGGGTGCCTGTTTGGGTGGACTTGTCCAGCGAGTTCAGATATAGAGACCCCATTATTAACAAAAATACCCTGGTTATCTCTATAAGCCAGTCAGGAGAGACCGCGGACACTTTAGCGGCAGTGCGCCAGGCAAAGGCGAAAGGCGCTAAGGCATTGACTATTTGCAATGTAGTGGGCTCCTCTATTGTCCGGGAGTCGGATTGGGTCATCTATACTATGGCAGGCCCTGAAATAGGCGTTGCGTCTACCAAGGCATATACGGCGCAGATCATGACGTTGTATCTGTTGGCCATATACCTCGCGTCTTTAAAAAATAGCGTATCTGCCGGCCGCAGAGGCCAGTTGTTGAAATCACTGAAGGCGATCCCCCTGCTTTGCGAGGCTGTATTATCAGGCCACAGGCAGATAAGATCGGTCGCCAATAAGCATTCGCATTTTGGCTGCTTTCTGTTTTTGGGCAGGAATATCAATTATCCTACCGCGCTGGAGGGCGCGCTCAAGTTAAAAGAGATCTCCTACATTCCGGCCGAGGGCTATGCTGCCGGAGAAATGAAGCACGGGCCCATTGCCTTGATCGATGAATACAGGGCGGTTGTGTGCGTCGCCCCCCATTCCAGGACATATGAAAAGATGGTCTCCAACATACAGGAGATACGCAGCCGCAGGGGCCGGGTTATCGCCATATCCACCCGGGACAATGACCATATTAAAGAGCACGCGGATGAAATAATCTATATTCCCAAAACAGAGGAAATATTTTCTCCTTTACTTGCCGTTATACCCCTTCAGCTCATAGCTTATTATATAGCGGTCAACCGCAAATGCGACGTGGACCAGCCGCGCAACCTTGCTAAATCCGTAACCGTTGAATAA
- the gyrA gene encoding DNA gyrase subunit A has product MYTRNEKIIPVYIEDEVKDSYLNYAMSVIVGRALPDVRDGLKPVHRRILYAMQELGLEHNRSYKKCARIVGEVLGKYHPHGDVAVYDALVRMAQDFSLRYPLVDGQGNFGSVDGDAAAAMRYTEARLAGIAQEILADIDKDTVNFGPNFDASLQEPLLLPAALPNLLINGSSGIAVGMATNIPPHNLKEVADAIIYLLDNPAAEIKDLMRYVKGPDFPTGAIICGRQGIKDAYMTGKGKVLVRARATVEHQKNGKDLIAVSEIPYQVQKSSLIEAIAGLVDDKKIEGISDIRDESDKEGMRIVVELKRDAEPQIILNQLYKHTQLEVTFGIIMLALVDNRPRVLNLRQILEAYITHRKIIIRRRTQFELDKALKRAHILEGLKIALKFIDRIIKAIKTSKNTEEAKHRLMKEFGLSEIQSQAILEMQLQRLTALERDKIDAEYAELLKKIELCRAILASEKKIEGIIKEELEGLKKKYADPRRTDIVGEVEELEVEDLIAEEDVVVTISHGGYIKRLPVSAYRKQKRGGRGVTGAEVKEEDFIEHLFVASTKDYLLIFTDKGQVHWQKVYEIPQAGRASKGKAIVNLLQVEPGAKISSTIPIKEFSADKYLVMVTKQGQVKKTKLDAYSNPRKGGIIGITLDKGDELIGVELTDGKQELLIGTRQGKAVRFSEANVRDMGRAAHGVRGIKLAKSDQVIAMVVVQKGATILTVTELGFAKRTPIDEYRLTSRGGKGIINMKITGKNGPAVSLKGVGDKDELMVITENGIFLRCAVKDIRHTGRAAQGVHLIKLDDKDRVSCIAPLISEEE; this is encoded by the coding sequence ATGTATACCCGCAACGAAAAGATAATACCGGTTTATATTGAAGACGAGGTCAAGGATTCGTATCTGAATTACGCGATGAGCGTGATCGTCGGCCGCGCCCTTCCCGACGTGCGCGACGGCTTAAAGCCGGTGCATCGCAGGATCCTTTACGCGATGCAGGAGCTGGGGCTTGAGCACAACAGGTCCTATAAAAAATGCGCCCGTATCGTCGGAGAGGTCCTGGGCAAGTATCATCCTCACGGCGACGTGGCGGTGTATGACGCGTTAGTGAGGATGGCGCAGGATTTTTCCTTACGCTATCCTTTAGTGGACGGCCAGGGCAACTTCGGCTCTGTTGACGGCGACGCGGCGGCGGCGATGCGTTATACCGAGGCGAGGCTGGCCGGCATCGCGCAGGAAATACTGGCGGACATCGACAAGGACACCGTAAACTTCGGACCGAACTTCGACGCTTCTTTGCAGGAGCCGCTTCTTTTGCCCGCGGCGCTGCCGAATCTTTTGATCAACGGTTCCAGCGGCATAGCCGTAGGCATGGCCACGAATATACCGCCGCATAATTTGAAAGAAGTGGCGGACGCCATAATCTACCTTTTAGATAATCCCGCGGCAGAGATCAAAGACCTGATGCGCTATGTCAAAGGGCCGGACTTTCCTACGGGCGCGATCATTTGCGGCCGGCAGGGGATCAAAGACGCCTATATGACAGGCAAGGGCAAAGTCCTGGTGCGCGCGCGGGCTACGGTAGAACATCAGAAAAACGGTAAAGATCTGATCGCTGTCAGCGAGATCCCTTATCAGGTGCAGAAATCTTCCCTGATCGAAGCCATAGCCGGGCTTGTGGACGACAAAAAGATCGAAGGTATTTCCGATATCCGTGATGAGTCCGACAAGGAAGGTATGCGCATAGTCGTGGAACTCAAACGCGATGCCGAGCCGCAGATCATCTTAAACCAGCTGTATAAGCATACACAGTTAGAGGTGACCTTCGGTATAATCATGCTCGCGCTCGTGGATAACCGGCCGCGGGTCCTCAATCTGCGCCAGATACTCGAGGCCTATATTACGCACCGCAAGATAATCATCCGCAGGCGCACGCAGTTTGAACTGGACAAGGCGCTCAAACGCGCGCACATCCTGGAGGGGCTGAAGATCGCCCTCAAGTTTATAGACCGCATTATTAAGGCGATCAAGACCTCAAAGAATACCGAAGAGGCGAAGCATCGCCTGATGAAAGAATTCGGGCTCTCCGAGATCCAGTCCCAGGCGATCCTGGAGATGCAGCTGCAGCGCCTGACCGCCCTGGAACGCGATAAGATCGACGCCGAATACGCGGAATTACTCAAGAAGATCGAATTGTGCAGGGCCATCCTCGCCTCCGAGAAAAAGATAGAAGGCATTATTAAAGAAGAATTGGAAGGGCTTAAGAAAAAATACGCCGACCCCAGGCGCACGGATATCGTGGGGGAAGTAGAGGAGCTGGAGGTGGAGGACCTGATCGCCGAGGAGGACGTAGTCGTAACCATAAGCCACGGCGGCTATATAAAGCGGCTTCCGGTAAGCGCCTACCGCAAACAAAAGCGCGGGGGCAGAGGCGTTACGGGCGCCGAGGTTAAAGAAGAGGATTTTATTGAGCATCTTTTTGTGGCGTCCACAAAGGACTATCTGCTTATTTTTACCGATAAAGGCCAGGTGCATTGGCAGAAGGTATATGAGATCCCCCAGGCGGGCCGGGCATCAAAAGGCAAGGCCATAGTGAACCTTCTGCAGGTAGAACCGGGAGCAAAAATAAGCTCTACCATACCTATTAAGGAATTCTCCGCGGACAAGTATCTGGTCATGGTCACAAAGCAAGGCCAGGTCAAGAAGACAAAATTGGACGCTTACAGCAACCCGCGCAAAGGCGGCATCATCGGCATCACCCTTGATAAAGGCGATGAGTTGATCGGCGTGGAATTGACCGACGGCAAACAGGAATTGCTTATCGGTACCCGCCAGGGCAAGGCCGTGCGTTTTTCCGAGGCCAATGTGCGCGATATGGGCAGGGCCGCGCACGGCGTTCGCGGCATAAAATTAGCCAAAAGCGACCAGGTCATCGCGATGGTGGTGGTGCAAAAGGGCGCTACAATATTGACCGTAACGGAATTGGGGTTTGCCAAGCGCACGCCCATAGATGAATACCGCCTGACCAGCCGCGGCGGCAAAGGGATCATCAATATGAAGATCACCGGCAAAAACGGCCCCGCGGTAAGCCTCAAAGGCGTCGGCGACAAAGACGAGCTCATGGTGATCACGGAGAACGGGATATTTTTGCGTTGCGCGGTCAAGGACATCCGCCATACGGGCAGGGCCGCGCAGGGCGTGCATTTGATAAAACTGGACGACAAGGATCGCGTTTCCTGCATCGCGCCCTTAATCAGCGAGGAAGAATAA
- the dnaN gene encoding DNA polymerase III subunit beta → MKFKTQKQGLLNGTSIVQNAINPRGALPILSNILLEDYQKTLRLISTDLDICVSYSLVVDSQEDGAITVPAKRFFDIIRELPEGEVSVTTKKNNMVTIESQNCLFKIMGLPKEDFPKLPEFKDKEAIKIEQGVLKEMFALTSFAVSHDEARYILNGILMKIKKNALTLVATDGRRLAIIERKIDFNSTKETQAIIPLKTIQELLRNLNEEKELSLVMTHNQALFDMGQTTVISRLIEGEFPDYQQVVPAPAEDKIIVDREPFLLAVKRASLLATPDYQAVKMEVFKNRMILSKSTPDIGESREEVEVEYQGKEMVIGFNPSFLVDALKNLKIEKVCFEIAGADKPGVIRTDNNYIYVVLPMRLS, encoded by the coding sequence ATGAAATTTAAAACCCAGAAGCAAGGCCTGCTCAACGGTACATCTATAGTGCAAAACGCGATCAATCCAAGGGGCGCGTTGCCTATCTTATCTAATATATTATTGGAGGATTATCAAAAAACACTAAGGTTGATCTCCACCGATCTGGATATTTGCGTGAGTTATTCCCTGGTAGTGGATTCGCAGGAGGATGGCGCTATAACCGTTCCCGCCAAAAGGTTTTTTGATATTATACGAGAGCTACCCGAAGGAGAGGTGTCTGTAACCACCAAAAAAAACAATATGGTAACAATCGAATCCCAAAACTGCCTGTTTAAAATAATGGGGCTGCCGAAAGAGGATTTTCCAAAACTGCCCGAATTCAAAGATAAAGAGGCGATCAAGATCGAGCAAGGGGTTTTAAAAGAGATGTTCGCCTTGACATCTTTTGCCGTTTCTCATGATGAAGCAAGGTATATTCTGAACGGTATTTTAATGAAGATCAAAAAGAACGCTTTGACGCTGGTTGCTACCGATGGGCGGCGCCTGGCTATAATTGAAAGAAAGATCGATTTTAACAGCACCAAAGAAACACAAGCGATCATACCCCTGAAAACAATCCAGGAGTTATTGAGAAATCTTAATGAAGAAAAGGAATTGTCTTTAGTGATGACCCATAACCAGGCACTCTTTGATATGGGCCAGACAACGGTGATCTCCCGGTTGATCGAGGGGGAATTCCCTGATTATCAACAGGTTGTCCCGGCTCCGGCAGAAGACAAGATAATTGTGGACAGGGAGCCGTTTTTATTAGCGGTAAAACGCGCGTCATTATTAGCCACTCCTGATTATCAGGCGGTAAAAATGGAGGTGTTTAAAAACAGAATGATCCTTTCCAAGTCTACTCCCGACATAGGAGAATCCAGGGAGGAGGTAGAGGTGGAGTATCAGGGTAAAGAAATGGTTATAGGTTTTAATCCATCCTTTTTAGTGGATGCCCTGAAGAACCTCAAGATAGAAAAGGTCTGTTTTGAGATCGCGGGAGCGGATAAGCCGGGGGTAATAAGGACGGACAACAACTATATATATGTTGTTTTGCCGATGCGCCTCAGTTAG
- the gyrB gene encoding DNA topoisomerase (ATP-hydrolyzing) subunit B: protein MAKKKEKQGAPQAPDKSRAYDATNIQVLEGVEAVRRRPAMYIGDTSTRGLHHLVYEVVDNSVDEALVGFCDTIEVEIHPDNSVSVTDNGRGIPVDMHKTEKKPAVEVALTTLHAGGKFDHRVYKVSGGLHGVGVSCVNALSDWLEVEIKRDGKVYHQRYERGKTASKLTVIGKSNATGTKVTFKPDRTIFNKTEYSYDILAQRLRELAFLNKGLKIKLIDERTEKEAVFEFAGGIVSFVEYLNKNKTPLHHKVIYFQKTQDNVELEGALQYNDGYAETLFSFANNINTIEGGTHLSGFKSALTRAINQYAKGKNLIKGDEIAISGEDAREGLTAVISVKVPNPQFEGQTKTKLGNSEVEGLVASTSLDALSGYFEENPSVANKIVDKVIVASRAREAARKARELTRRKGALEGAGLPGKLADCSERDAALCELYVVEGDSAGGSAKQGRDRRFQAILPIKGKILNVEKARLDKILSNEEIRTIITALGTGVGEEFDLARLRYHKIILMADADVDGSHIRTLLLTLLYRHMHKLVEGGYVYIAQPPLYKIKRGQREEYIQTEQQMSEMLLDLGREGHRFVVLKDKKEFPDNQFKEALKSLSELEKIGKNLEKKGVDFAKYLNFRHPKTKKLPIYRVKVEGKDHFIYSDRELGDFTAKEGKDKECDVLELFEAQEVEEVIRKIEKSGLDITTYSPIPLEKQAAVVKKGDEKKPRPLYRIANEKESKDLFALKDALVYIKEVAAKGMHIQRYKGLGEMNPQQLWDTTMDPEKRTILQVTLEDAVEADKMFTVLMGDQVEPRREFIETYAHQVKNLDI from the coding sequence ATGGCGAAGAAAAAAGAAAAACAAGGAGCGCCGCAAGCCCCGGATAAATCCAGGGCGTACGACGCGACCAATATACAGGTGTTGGAAGGCGTAGAGGCCGTACGGCGCAGGCCGGCGATGTATATAGGGGATACCTCTACCAGGGGGTTGCACCATCTGGTTTATGAGGTAGTGGATAACTCTGTGGATGAGGCGCTGGTAGGGTTTTGCGACACTATAGAAGTAGAGATCCATCCTGACAACAGCGTCAGCGTTACCGATAACGGCCGCGGCATTCCCGTGGATATGCATAAAACCGAGAAGAAGCCCGCCGTAGAAGTGGCCCTGACCACGCTTCATGCCGGCGGTAAATTTGACCACCGTGTGTACAAAGTGTCCGGCGGCTTGCACGGCGTGGGCGTCAGCTGCGTTAACGCGCTTTCTGACTGGCTTGAGGTAGAAATAAAGAGGGACGGCAAGGTTTATCACCAGCGTTACGAGCGCGGCAAGACCGCCTCCAAATTAACGGTTATAGGCAAGAGTAACGCCACGGGCACAAAGGTAACCTTTAAGCCAGACCGTACCATATTCAACAAAACGGAATATTCCTACGACATCCTCGCCCAGCGCCTTAGAGAATTGGCCTTTTTAAATAAGGGCTTGAAAATCAAATTAATTGACGAGCGTACAGAGAAAGAGGCGGTCTTTGAATTTGCCGGCGGGATAGTTTCTTTTGTGGAGTATCTGAATAAAAACAAAACCCCCCTGCACCATAAGGTGATCTATTTCCAGAAGACGCAGGATAATGTCGAGTTGGAGGGGGCCCTGCAGTATAACGACGGCTACGCGGAGACCCTGTTTTCTTTCGCCAATAACATTAATACCATTGAGGGCGGCACGCATTTATCGGGCTTTAAATCCGCGCTCACGCGGGCGATAAATCAGTATGCCAAAGGTAAGAATTTAATCAAGGGCGATGAAATCGCTATTTCCGGGGAGGACGCGCGGGAAGGCTTAACCGCGGTGATAAGCGTGAAGGTGCCCAACCCGCAGTTCGAAGGCCAGACCAAGACAAAGCTGGGCAATTCCGAGGTAGAAGGGCTGGTCGCCTCGACGAGCCTGGATGCCCTGTCCGGTTATTTTGAAGAAAATCCCTCGGTCGCGAATAAGATCGTGGATAAGGTGATCGTCGCTTCCCGGGCGCGCGAGGCCGCGCGTAAGGCCCGGGAGCTGACCCGTAGAAAAGGGGCGCTTGAGGGGGCGGGGCTGCCGGGAAAATTAGCGGACTGCTCAGAAAGGGACGCGGCCCTGTGTGAATTATATGTTGTGGAAGGCGATTCGGCCGGAGGCAGCGCCAAACAGGGCAGGGATAGAAGATTCCAGGCGATCCTGCCTATCAAAGGAAAGATCCTGAATGTGGAGAAGGCGCGCCTGGATAAAATTTTGTCCAACGAAGAGATCCGCACGATCATCACCGCGCTGGGCACAGGGGTGGGCGAGGAGTTTGACCTGGCCAGGCTGCGTTACCACAAGATAATTCTTATGGCCGATGCCGATGTTGACGGCTCTCACATCCGCACGCTTTTACTTACACTGCTTTATCGTCACATGCACAAGCTGGTAGAAGGGGGGTATGTCTATATCGCTCAGCCGCCGCTTTATAAAATAAAACGCGGCCAGCGTGAAGAGTATATTCAGACCGAGCAGCAAATGAGCGAGATGTTGTTGGACCTGGGCAGAGAAGGCCACCGATTTGTTGTCTTAAAAGATAAAAAGGAATTTCCGGATAATCAGTTTAAGGAGGCCTTGAAATCCCTCTCAGAATTAGAAAAAATAGGGAAAAATTTAGAGAAAAAGGGAGTTGATTTTGCCAAATACCTCAATTTTAGACATCCAAAGACCAAAAAATTGCCTATTTATAGGGTTAAAGTGGAGGGGAAGGACCATTTTATTTATTCTGACAGAGAATTAGGGGATTTTACAGCCAAGGAAGGCAAGGATAAAGAGTGCGATGTCTTGGAACTCTTTGAAGCGCAAGAGGTTGAAGAGGTTATCCGTAAAATAGAAAAATCAGGCCTGGATATTACCACGTATAGCCCAATTCCTTTGGAAAAACAAGCGGCCGTAGTAAAAAAGGGGGACGAGAAAAAGCCCAGGCCGTTGTATCGTATCGCCAATGAGAAAGAATCAAAGGACCTGTTTGCCTTAAAAGACGCGCTGGTTTATATTAAAGAAGTTGCCGCTAAGGGCATGCATATTCAACGCTACAAGGGTTTGGGAGAAATGAACCCCCAGCAGCTTTGGGATACTACTATGGATCCCGAAAAGCGCACTATTTTGCAGGTCACACTGGAAGACGCGGTTGAGGCGGACAAGATGTTCACGGTTTTGATGGGTGATCAGGTTGAGCCGCGCAGAGAATTCATTGAGACATACGCGCATCAGGTGAAGAATCTGGACATTTAA
- the rsmI gene encoding 16S rRNA (cytidine(1402)-2'-O)-methyltransferase, whose product MLYIVSTPIGNLKDITLRALEVLKSVDLIACEDTRHTAFLLKHYDIKKPTVSYHSYSSKKKTESLIRELKEGKNVALVSDAGTPGISDPGHLLIKTAIDNDIPITAVPGPAAFLTALTLSGMNAGRFVYRGFLSPKQSRRRRQLEELKGLIDDYPVVLYESPHRISKLLDDIGVVLGQREVICVREATKKFEEILRGKPEQLSGHLQQRPPKGEFVLIISR is encoded by the coding sequence ATGCTGTATATAGTTTCTACCCCCATAGGCAACCTTAAAGATATCACCCTTAGGGCTCTGGAGGTATTGAAGAGCGTTGATCTGATCGCCTGTGAAGATACCCGCCATACCGCTTTCCTCCTTAAGCATTACGACATAAAAAAGCCCACCGTAAGCTATCATTCTTACAGCAGTAAAAAGAAGACAGAGTCATTGATCCGGGAGCTCAAAGAGGGCAAAAACGTTGCCCTGGTTTCTGATGCCGGGACGCCGGGCATCAGCGATCCCGGCCACTTATTGATAAAGACGGCCATAGATAATGATATCCCGATTACGGCCGTCCCCGGCCCGGCAGCATTTTTAACCGCGCTTACCCTGTCCGGGATGAACGCCGGCCGATTTGTCTATCGCGGATTTTTAAGCCCGAAGCAGTCGCGCAGGCGCAGGCAATTAGAGGAGCTCAAGGGCCTGATAGATGATTATCCGGTTGTCCTTTATGAGTCGCCGCACAGGATATCAAAATTACTTGATGATATAGGAGTGGTATTGGGGCAGCGTGAAGTTATCTGCGTGCGCGAGGCGACAAAAAAATTTGAAGAGATATTACGAGGCAAGCCAGAGCAGTTATCGGGCCATCTGCAACAGAGACCCCCAAAAGGAGAATTCGTTCTTATCATTAGCCGATGA
- the dnaA gene encoding chromosomal replication initiator protein DnaA, translated as MGTSPLVAAWEQARQIIKHNIGQSAFDTWLEPLQAKSKDKTLITLEAPDVFFKEWVSQRYLGIIKDSLVKICGYPVTVELQAGAGTSGAPAPSGGYAHNTYASELKNAAGPAVNIVTALNPKYTFDNFIVGSANRFAHAASMAVAESPAKSYNPLFIYGGVGLGKTHLMQAICHFALKKYPAIKICYLPSERFTNELIDAIQHRSTQQFRHKYRGADILVIDDIHFIAGKESTQEEFFHTFNTLYDAHKQIIISSDRPPKEIAGLEERLVSRFSWGLITDIQMPDFETRVAILKKKIEREPVNVPDDVIFFIAEFITTNIRELEGALIRVVAYSLLEEKPITLQQAKEVLGDTIKNNKKSITVEGIQKMVADNFGISLLDIKTRRRNKNIVFPRQVAMYISRELTEFSLPEIGEFFGGKDHTTVLHAYNKIKEHINRDADLRGKIQKLIKDITQ; from the coding sequence ATGGGCACTTCTCCCCTTGTAGCAGCCTGGGAACAGGCAAGACAGATAATTAAGCATAATATAGGCCAATCCGCGTTTGACACCTGGCTTGAACCCTTACAGGCGAAGTCAAAAGACAAAACGTTGATTACGTTAGAGGCCCCGGACGTCTTTTTTAAAGAATGGGTGTCCCAGCGCTATCTCGGGATAATCAAGGATTCTCTCGTAAAAATCTGTGGATATCCTGTTACTGTTGAGTTACAGGCCGGCGCCGGCACATCCGGCGCGCCGGCGCCATCTGGCGGCTACGCGCATAATACATATGCCTCGGAATTAAAAAATGCCGCGGGCCCTGCCGTGAACATCGTAACCGCGCTCAATCCTAAATACACATTTGATAACTTTATAGTCGGAAGCGCCAACAGGTTCGCGCACGCCGCGTCTATGGCTGTGGCGGAAAGCCCGGCCAAATCCTACAACCCTTTATTTATATATGGAGGGGTAGGTTTGGGGAAAACCCATCTTATGCAGGCGATATGCCACTTCGCGTTAAAGAAATACCCCGCCATAAAGATCTGCTACCTTCCATCGGAACGTTTCACCAACGAGCTTATAGACGCGATACAGCACCGTTCTACGCAGCAATTCAGGCACAAATACCGCGGGGCGGATATATTGGTAATAGACGATATCCATTTTATAGCGGGCAAGGAGTCCACGCAAGAGGAGTTTTTCCACACGTTTAATACCTTATACGACGCGCACAAACAGATAATCATCTCTTCCGACAGGCCGCCCAAAGAAATAGCCGGCCTCGAAGAAAGGCTGGTATCGCGGTTCAGTTGGGGCCTGATCACGGATATCCAAATGCCGGATTTTGAAACGCGGGTGGCGATACTGAAAAAAAAGATAGAACGCGAGCCGGTCAACGTCCCCGACGACGTTATATTCTTTATAGCGGAATTTATAACAACCAATATCAGAGAGTTGGAGGGGGCGCTGATAAGGGTTGTCGCGTACTCTCTGTTAGAGGAAAAACCTATTACACTCCAACAGGCCAAAGAGGTCCTCGGGGATACCATTAAAAACAACAAAAAATCCATCACGGTCGAGGGTATTCAAAAAATGGTTGCCGACAACTTCGGGATATCCCTGTTGGACATAAAGACAAGAAGGCGCAATAAAAACATTGTTTTCCCCAGACAGGTAGCGATGTATATAAGCAGGGAATTGACCGAGTTTTCTCTTCCGGAAATAGGTGAGTTTTTTGGGGGAAAAGACCACACGACCGTATTACACGCTTACAATAAGATCAAAGAACATATTAACAGAGATGCCGACCTGCGCGGTAAAATACAAAAACTTATTAAAGATATCACACAATAA